The following are from one region of the Oreochromis aureus strain Israel breed Guangdong linkage group 1, ZZ_aureus, whole genome shotgun sequence genome:
- the tpcn2 gene encoding two pore calcium channel protein 2: METDSLLSGSLDEASGDYGSRTGSERGGATGSRKMPYSVSGDSCTVDREPGDEELYIQQAVVFLEDAIKYRSINHRVDAGSLRLYRWYYSGIIQWGLGLTIAVVLLLAFMERPSSFSMSSDPRHRSPAWQPPCGLTESIEMICLIILSVDVAVKSYLIGWEEFRKSKWLIGYTVVISISVIDWVLSVSMVCDEKLRVRRLLRPFFLLQNSSLMKKTLKCIKRTLPEIASVILLLALHLCLFTMIGMLLFAKSEDPKKNGEWELHFRNLPSSLTSLLVLLTTANNPDVMIPAYSLNRGYAIFFVAFSVIGTYCLMNLLTAIIYNQFRGYLLMSVQTSFLRRRLGIRAAFQVLTCQGARRAAGERVRVDAVLEVMSRVKMKRYYRAAITMVAQQYEDVGFMDREQFTKIFDELDKDCIKEHPPLPQYSSPTLQRLQLIFSHYYLILFGNAVALANVVCICTVLVLNSEKSTEERDNFVLEIINLCFILYYLFEMCVKIFAFGWQGYLSYRNNIFDGFLTVLLLALQITIFITYRLPYSQWEPSTHSVSLWEMIRLVNLLIVFRFLRIIPDIKLMALVASTLLDLVKNLRAFAGILVVVYYVFAVFGIWLFEGAIKPPPESSVPANTSMENITSNFSVACGTYEQLEYWPNNFDDFGAAIILLYDVMIVNNWQAFIDAYSRYTTEWSKIYFVCWWLISSVMWVNLFVALILENFIYKWDRSHSCSVIDVERIRYETSVQLIFREQVQEPTEEELVCQLHQHPHLQLQW, encoded by the exons ATGGAGACGGACAGCCTGCTGTCCGGCAGCCTGGACGAAGCCTCCGGGGACTATGGCTCCAGGACCGGCTCGGAGCGCGGAGGGGCCACGGGCAGCAGGAAGATGCCGTACTCGGTGTCCGGGGACTCGTGCACTGTGGACAGGGAGCCAG GTGATGAGGAACTCTACATCCAACAGGCTGTTGTGTTCCTCGAGGACGCCATAAAG TACCGCTCCATCAACCACCGAGTGGATGCCGGCTCCCTCCGCCTGTATCGATGGTACTACTCTGGGATAATCCAGTG GGGTTTGGGTCTGACCATTGCggtggtgctgctgctggcctTCATGGAGCGCCCGTCCTCCTTCTCCATGTCCTCGGACCCCCGGCATCGCTCTCCAGCCTGGCAGCCTCCCTGCGGCCTCACCGAGAGCATCGAGATGATCTGCCTCATCATCCTCTCTGTAGACGTCGCTGTTAAG AGCTATTTGATTGGCTGGGAGGAGTTCAGGAAGAGCAAATGGCTGATTGGCTACACTGTGGTCATTTCGATCTCTGTCATCGACTGGGTGCTGTCCGTCAGCATGGTGTGTGATGAG AAACTGAGGGTGCGGCGGCTCCTGCGGCCGTTCTTCCTCCTGCAGAACTCCTCGCTCATGAAGAAGACGCTGAAGTGCATCAAGAGGACGCTGCCGGAGATCGCCAG TGTCATCCTGCTGCTGGCTCTACACCTCTGCCTCTTCACTATGATCGGCATGCTGCTGTTTGCTAAAAGTGAG GACCCAAAGAAGAACGGCGAGTGGGAGTTACACTTCAGAAACCTGCCGAGCTCCCTGACCTCTCTGCTGGTGCTGCTCACCACAGCCAACAACCCTGATG TGATGATCCCCGCCTACTCCCTAAACAGAGGCTACGCCATCTTCTTCGTGGCCTTCAGCGTCATTG GAACCTACTGTCTGATGAACCTACTGACAGCCATCATCTACAACCAGTTCAGGGGATATTTGCTG atgtCGGTCCAAACGTCATTCCTCAGGAGACGACTCGGGATCCGGGCAGCTTTCCAGGTCCTCACCTGTCAGGGAGCCCGACGGGCTGCTGG GGAGCGCGTTCGTGTCGACGCTGTGCTGGAGGTGATGTCCAGGGTCAAGATGAAGAGATACTACAGAGCAGCCATCACTATG GTAGCGCAGCAGTACGAAGACGTCGGCTTCATGGATCGAGAGCAGTTCACCAAGATTTTTGATGAACTCGATAAAGACTGCATCAAGGAG cacCCTCCTCTGCCTCAGTACAGCTCTCCCACCCTGCAGAGACTCCAGCTGATCTTCAGTCACTACTATCTCATTTTGTTTGGAAACGCTGTGGCCCTGGCCAAtgttgtgtgtatatgt actgTCCTGGTGTTGAACTCTGAAAAGTCCACAGAAGAGAGAGACAACTTCGTCTTGGAG ATCATCAACCTGTGCTTCATCCTCTACTAcctgtttgaaatgtgtgtGAAGATCTTTGCGTTCGGCTGGCAGGGCTACCTGTCCTACAGGAACAACATCTTCGACGGCTTCCTCACCGTCCTGTTGTTG GCCCTGCAGATCACCATTTTTATCACCTACAGGCTTCCGTATTCTCAGTG GGAACCCTCCACTCACAGCGTCTCGCTGTGGGAGATGATCCGTCTGGTCAACCTGCTGATTGTTTTTCGCTTCCTGCGCATCATCCCAGACATCAAG CTCATGGCTCTGGTTGCCAGCACGCTGTTGGACCTGGTGAAGAACCTGCGAGCGTTCGCGGGGATCCTGGTG GTGGTGTACTacgtgtttgctgtgtttgggatcTGGCTCTTCGAGGGCGCCATTAAACCTCCTCCTGAGTCGAG TGTGCCGGCCAACACCTCCATGGAGAACATCACCTCGAACTTCAGCGTGGCGTGCGGCACCTACGAGCAGCTCGAGTATTGGCCCAACAACTTTGACGACTTTGGC GCTGCCATCATTTTACTCTACGACGTCATGATCGTCAACAACTGGCAGGCCTTCATCGACGCCTACAGCAGATACACCACAGA GTGGTCCAAGATCTACTTCGTGTGTTGGTGGCTCATCTCGTCGGTCATGTGGGTCAACTTGTTCGTGGCGCTCATCTTAGAG AACTTCATCTACAAGTGGGACCGCagtcacagctgctctgtgatcgATGTGGAGAGGATCAGATATGAAACCTCGGTTCAGCTCATATTCAG GGAGCAGGTCCAGGAGCCCACAGAGGAGGAGTTGGTGTGCCAGCTGCACCAGCATCCACACTTACAGCTGCAGTGGTGA
- the nadsyn1 gene encoding glutamine-dependent NAD(+) synthetase, which yields MGRKVTVATCSLNQWALDFEGNCERILRSIEEAKAHGAKYRLGPELEICGYGCADHFYESDTLLHSFQVLRNLLESPVTQDIICDVGMPIMHHNVRYNCRVLFLNRKILLIRPKMMMANHGNYREVRWFSPWNKLRQVEEYFLPRMIQEVTGQDTVPFGDCVLSTKDTCIGTEICAELWNPDSPHIQMGRDGVEIFTNSSASHHELRKAGQRVNLIKSATTKSGGIYLYANQRGCDGDRVYYDGCAMVAINGDVVAQGAQFSLDDVEVITATLDLEDVRSYRGELCQPQLESEFKPCHRVKVDFSLSGCDDVYLPTHQPIEWHFHTPEEEISLGPACWLWDYLRRSGQAGFLLPLSGGVDSSSTACIVHCMCVLLCRAVEGGNSRVLEDVRRVVGDESYHPQDPKELCARVFTTCYMASENSSEDTRNRARDLANQIGSTHMNINIDVAVKGILGIFSAVSGRWPQFRASGGSRRENLALQNVQARVRMVLAYLFAQLSLWARGRPGGLLVLGSANVDESLTGYFTKYDCSSADINPIGGISKTDLKCFLLHCAEQLQLTALRSILAAPPTAELEPLTDGRVSQTDEADMGMTYSELSVIGRLRKISKCGPFSMFCKLIHTWKDALSPSEVAQKVKRFFRMYSVNRHKMTTVTPSYHAESYSPDDNRFDLRPFLYNASWSWQFRCIDDQVTQMAANRAKH from the exons ATGGGCCGGAAGGTGACCGTGGCTACCTGCTCTCTGAACCAGTGGGCTCTGGACTTTGAAGGCAACTGTGAGAGGATCCTGAGGA GTATCGAGGAAGCCAAAGCtcatggagccaaatacaggctGGGTCCAGAGCTGGAGATCTG CGGCTACGGCTGCGCAGACCACTTCTATGAGTCGGACACGCTGCTGCACAGCTTCCAGGTCCTCAGGAATCTTCTGGAGTCTCCCGTCACTCAGGACATCATCTGTGACGTGGGGAT GCCCATCATGCATCACAACGTGCGCTACAACTGCCGCGTCCTGTTCCTCAACAG AAAAATCCTGCTGATCAGGCCCAAGATGATGATGGCCAACCACGGGAACTACAGAGAGGTGCGCTGGTTCTCCCCCTGGAACAAGTTACG GCAGGTGGAGGAGTATTTCCTGCCCCGAATGATCCAGGAGGTGACAGGCCAG GACACCGTCCCCTTCGGTGACTGCGTGCTCTCCACGAAGGACACCTGCATCGGCACTGAGATCTGCGCCGAGCTCTGGAACCCCGACAG CCCTCACATTCAGATGGGTCGGGACGGCGTTGAAATCTTCACCAACTCGTCCGCAAGCCACCACGAGCTCCGCAAAGCTGGCCAGAGGGTCAACCTGATCAAGTCGGCCACCACCAAG AGCGGAGGAATCTACCTGTATGCCAACCAGAGGGGCTGTGACGGAGACCGCGTCTACTACGATGGCTGCGCCATGGTGGCCATTAACGGTGACGTCGTGGCGCAGGGAGCGCAGTTCTCCCTCGATGATGTG gaGGTGATTACGGCCACTCTGGATCTGGAGGACGTTCGCAGCTACAGAGGAGAGCTGTGTCAGCCCCAGCTG GAAAGTGAATTCAAACCTTGTCACAGGGTCAAAGTGGACTTTTCTTTGTCCGGCTGTGACGACGTCTACCTGCCCACCCACCAGCCAATAGAATGGCACTTTCACACACCAGAGGAAGAGATCAG TTTAGGGCCGGCCTGCTGGCTGTGGGACTACCTGAGGAGGAGCGGCCAG GCTGGTTTCCTGCTGCCTCTGAGCGGCGGCGTCGACAGCTCCTCCACCGCCTGCATCGTCCACTGCATGTGCGTGCTGCTGTGCCGGGCTGTCGAGGGCGGCA ACAGTCGGGTGCTGGAAGACGTCCGCAGGGTGGTCGGCGACGAGTCGTATCATCCGCAGGACCCGAAGGAGCTGTGCGCTCGCGTCTTCACCACCTGCTACATGGCGAGCGAAAACTCCTCCGAGGACACGCGCAACAGGGCCAGAGACCTAGCCAATCAGATCGGCAG CACGCACATGAATATTAACATAGACGTGGCGGTGAAAGGCATTCTGGGTATCTTCTCGGCGGTTTCCGGACGGTGGCCTCAGTTTCGTGCGAGCGGGGGAAGTCGGAGAGAAAACCTGGCTCTCCAGAATGTGCAG GCTCGGGTCAGGATGGTCCTGGCCTACCTGTTTGCCCAGCTCAGCCTGTGGGCTCGGGGCAGACCCGGGGGCCTGCTGGTGCTCGGCTCTGCTAACGTGGATGAGAG CCTCACAGGTTATTTCACCAAATACGACTGCTCGAGCGCCGACATTAACCCAATCGGAGGCATCAGTAAGACGGACCTGAAGTGCTTCCTGCTGCACTGCGCCGAGCAGCTGCAGCTCACCGCTCTGAGAAG CATCCTGGCAGCTCCGCCCACCGCCGAGCTCGAGCCGCTGACAGACGGGCGAGTTTCTCAGACTGATGAG GCCGACATGGGGATGACCTACTCTGAGTTGTCTGTGATCGGACGACTGAGGAAGATCTCCAAGTGCGGCCCCTTCAGTATGTTCTGTAAACTCATTCACACGTGGAAGGACGCCCTCTCGCCCTCAGAG GTGGCCCAAAAGGTGAAGCGCTTCTTCAGGATGTACTCGGTGAACCGCCACAAGATGACCACGGTCACGCCGTCCTACCACGCCGAGAGCTACAGTCCTGACGACAACCGCTTCGACCTCAGACCTTTCCTCTACAACGCAAGCTGGAGCTGGCAGTTCAGGTGCATCGACGACCAG GTGACCCAGATGGCTGCAAACAGGGCGAAGCATTAA